From Candidatus Finniella inopinata, a single genomic window includes:
- a CDS encoding BON domain-containing protein, with protein sequence MNFTKKITLNSAAIFAFLSLTGCAPVIIGGGAVVGALATRDKGVTGSVSDTQISTVLKSRIYSHSSDLYTKIGMNVQNGEVLLTGSVPTAEWQADAERIAWEVNGVKQVLNQIEVSEGGGLTDMAKDATITSQIKSLLLFDAGVRSLNYSIKTVGGVVYVMGDAQSQEELNLVSDHASKVSGVKKVMNYARVKGEPAAE encoded by the coding sequence ATGAATTTTACTAAAAAGATAACCTTAAACTCGGCAGCTATATTTGCGTTTCTGTCCCTTACAGGTTGTGCACCTGTCATCATCGGAGGGGGCGCCGTCGTTGGTGCCCTAGCCACACGTGATAAGGGCGTTACTGGCAGCGTCAGCGATACGCAGATTTCAACAGTTTTGAAAAGTCGCATCTACAGCCACAGCAGTGATCTATATACGAAAATTGGTATGAACGTTCAAAATGGGGAAGTGTTGTTGACAGGCTCAGTCCCCACCGCCGAATGGCAGGCTGATGCTGAACGTATTGCCTGGGAAGTCAATGGCGTGAAGCAAGTTCTTAACCAAATTGAAGTCTCCGAGGGGGGTGGGCTTACTGATATGGCCAAAGACGCGACCATCACCAGTCAAATTAAAAGCCTGCTTTTGTTTGATGCGGGCGTTCGGTCACTAAACTACAGCATCAAAACAGTGGGTGGTGTTGTTTATGTTATGGGGGATGCCCAAAGCCAAGAAGAGCTTAACCTGGTAAGCGACCATGCCAGTAAGGTCAGTGGCGTAAAGAAAGTCATGAATTATGCCCGGGTTAAGGGCGAACCCGCAGCTGAATGA
- the istA gene encoding IS21 family transposase — MRKIREILRLRYSCGCSYQEIAKSIGISASTAVEGVKRAKAVNLSWPVPDNLGDEELEIKLYPPAQKINKEQRGEIDCIYIHKELKCKHVTLQLLWSEYKEKYPQGISYSQFCDVYRGWRNSTLDVWMHQTHKAGERLFVDYAGQTMSVVTDTSTGEVGEAQIFVAALGASSFTYVEATWTQTLADWIKSHVNAFEYYGGCPEIVVPDNLKSGVHKAHLYEPDINPTYQDMASYYGVAIIPTRSRSPKDKAKVENAVQQVERQILAKLRNRTFFSLSELNQAIQPLLDVLNRRPFQKLPGSRLSHFQDLEKQALKSLPTTRYEYAEWKKVKAGFNYHIELDKHFYSVPYALAKESLYVRYGPTIVEIFCQNKCVATHVRSYGANGYTTNTLHMPKAHQAQVEWTPERIVSWAKKTGEATAKLIEVIMASRAHPQQGFRTCLGILRLGKSYGEDRLELACKRALEIGGHSYKNVESILKNKMDQQSLSSSSEVNSLSDSHEYIRGQKYFK, encoded by the coding sequence ATGAGAAAGATCAGAGAAATCTTACGTTTACGGTACAGCTGTGGATGTAGTTACCAGGAGATAGCCAAGAGCATTGGCATTAGCGCGAGTACGGCGGTTGAAGGCGTCAAGAGGGCAAAAGCAGTTAACTTAAGCTGGCCTGTGCCCGACAATCTAGGCGACGAAGAGTTGGAGATCAAGCTGTATCCGCCTGCTCAAAAAATCAATAAAGAACAACGGGGAGAGATTGATTGCATTTATATTCATAAAGAACTCAAGTGCAAGCATGTTACGTTACAATTATTATGGAGTGAGTATAAAGAAAAGTACCCCCAAGGGATTAGCTACAGCCAGTTCTGCGACGTTTACCGAGGATGGCGTAATTCAACACTTGATGTCTGGATGCACCAGACCCACAAAGCAGGAGAGAGACTTTTTGTGGATTATGCCGGTCAAACGATGTCCGTTGTAACGGATACGTCGACAGGGGAAGTCGGTGAAGCACAGATTTTTGTAGCTGCGCTTGGTGCGTCCAGTTTTACCTACGTGGAGGCCACATGGACCCAAACGCTTGCAGACTGGATCAAGTCTCACGTGAATGCGTTTGAATATTATGGTGGCTGTCCAGAGATTGTTGTGCCAGACAATTTAAAGAGTGGGGTCCATAAGGCGCATCTTTACGAACCTGATATCAACCCAACCTATCAAGATATGGCCTCTTATTACGGCGTCGCAATTATTCCAACAAGGTCAAGAAGTCCGAAGGATAAAGCTAAAGTTGAGAATGCAGTCCAACAAGTCGAGAGACAAATTCTGGCCAAGCTTCGTAACCGTACCTTTTTTAGCTTGAGCGAGTTAAACCAAGCTATTCAGCCACTTTTGGATGTCTTAAACCGACGTCCTTTCCAAAAACTGCCAGGATCCCGTTTAAGCCACTTTCAAGACCTTGAGAAACAGGCATTAAAATCCCTTCCAACAACTCGGTATGAGTACGCCGAGTGGAAAAAAGTTAAAGCCGGCTTCAACTACCATATTGAGTTAGACAAGCATTTTTACAGTGTTCCCTATGCCTTGGCAAAGGAATCTCTCTATGTTCGCTATGGACCGACGATTGTTGAAATTTTTTGTCAGAATAAATGTGTCGCGACCCATGTCAGAAGTTATGGTGCCAACGGATATACGACAAATACTCTGCACATGCCAAAAGCTCATCAAGCACAGGTGGAATGGACACCCGAACGAATTGTTTCTTGGGCCAAGAAAACGGGGGAAGCAACGGCAAAATTGATAGAAGTCATCATGGCTTCACGCGCCCATCCTCAACAGGGGTTTCGCACGTGTCTTGGGATTTTAAGGCTCGGCAAGAGTTACGGTGAAGACCGTTTAGAGCTGGCTTGTAAAAGGGCTTTAGAGATAGGAGGCCACAGTTACAAAAATGTTGAATCTATTTTGAAGAACAAGATGGATCAACAGTCTTTATCCTCGTCCTCAGAAGTCAATAGCCTCTCTGATTCTCACGAATATATTCGTGGCCAAAAATACTTTAAATAA
- a CDS encoding YgfZ/GcvT domain-containing protein yields the protein MSFFIVPLPHRSLISLSGPDKASFLQGLVTNDVEKISPQRPLYAAFLNPQGKFLNDLFIVETTDGDWLIDCENAEELLKRLNLYKLRSDVTLTNLRGQYAVYAVWGDDIPALEDGAVIDDPRLPELGRRWYVPSDTSIPMPLSPLETYDRHRILLGVGDGSRDVPVQKGIILEHNFDELGAMDWRKGCYIGQELMARTHYRGEIRKRLLPVKIEGPAVSYGAPIFDVEGQEVGEMRTYVDDCGLAMLRLSVFDSEPVELKAGQTILKPWIALKKG from the coding sequence ATGAGTTTTTTTATAGTCCCCTTGCCCCATCGCAGTCTGATCAGCTTAAGCGGTCCTGATAAGGCCTCTTTCTTGCAAGGGCTGGTCACCAATGACGTTGAGAAAATATCGCCTCAGCGCCCCCTGTATGCGGCGTTTTTAAACCCCCAGGGGAAATTCTTGAATGACCTGTTCATTGTGGAAACGACAGACGGGGATTGGCTGATTGATTGCGAGAATGCTGAAGAGCTGTTGAAGCGCCTCAACTTGTATAAACTGCGATCTGATGTCACTTTGACGAATTTAAGGGGGCAGTACGCCGTTTATGCCGTTTGGGGGGATGATATCCCAGCCTTAGAGGATGGAGCAGTGATTGATGATCCTAGGCTTCCCGAATTAGGACGCCGCTGGTACGTGCCCTCTGATACCAGCATCCCAATGCCCTTGTCCCCGCTTGAAACTTATGATCGTCACCGCATTCTTTTGGGCGTTGGGGACGGCAGCCGTGATGTGCCAGTACAAAAGGGCATTATCTTGGAACACAACTTTGATGAGCTGGGAGCCATGGATTGGCGTAAGGGGTGTTACATAGGCCAAGAACTGATGGCTCGAACCCACTATAGGGGCGAAATCCGAAAACGTCTTTTACCAGTAAAAATTGAAGGACCCGCGGTCAGTTATGGAGCACCTATTTTTGATGTTGAAGGACAAGAAGTGGGCGAGATGAGAACCTACGTTGATGATTGCGGGCTGGCCATGCTGCGCCTGAGCGTTTTCGATTCGGAACCTGTTGAGTTAAAAGCGGGCCAAACAATTTTAAAACCCTGGATTGCTTTAAAAAAGGGATGA
- a CDS encoding YraN family protein gives MQLTTDQQGRLAEEQAKQLLESKGYKIIVQRYKCKAGEIDLIATFEGTLIAVEVKYRRTYNDAAESISLRQRKRIVEALGCFLAEHQHLRLEYPFLRIDVVLLCQTSNPTHVINAWQSQDDIYEFY, from the coding sequence TTGCAGCTAACAACAGATCAGCAAGGACGATTAGCGGAAGAACAAGCTAAACAGCTGTTAGAATCAAAAGGCTATAAAATTATCGTCCAACGCTATAAGTGCAAAGCAGGGGAAATTGATCTGATTGCGACCTTTGAAGGAACGCTGATTGCGGTCGAGGTTAAATATAGACGCACTTATAACGATGCTGCTGAATCCATAAGCCTTCGCCAAAGGAAACGTATTGTGGAGGCCCTTGGCTGTTTTCTGGCCGAACACCAACACTTACGCCTTGAATACCCTTTCCTTAGGATAGATGTTGTTTTATTATGCCAAACAAGCAATCCAACACATGTTATCAACGCTTGGCAAAGTCAGGACGATATTTATGAATTTTACTAA
- the ltrA gene encoding group II intron reverse transcriptase/maturase, protein MIDKNLGTSKTAKDRCKVEVLQNALHAKAKAELSYKFYSLWDKIYRTDVLRRAYRQCKRNGGSHGVDHQRFEDIITIGEEKWLLELHEELRQGVYAPKPLRRVWIPKGNSKNISRPLSIACIKDRVVQTAMLLVLQPIFEVDLLPEQYGFRSGINAKMALRRIYYHVTDAKRTEIVDADLQDYFTTIPHGDLMKCLSRRIVDGKVLYLIKQWLEVPTEEHRHGRTHRTSEAKEHHRGIAQGSPLSPLLSNCYFRRFLLAWKKFGMEKRLNAKVVNYVDDFVICCPPHIAEEAMHSMRTIMERIGLFVNETKTRIVKAPHESFDFLGYTFGQAYNKEHKAYWGTQPSKKAVRQVIQKIHNETRIQLTWTTAEKRILAINQILRGWCGYFNQGPVLKNYHTVRKYTEKRLRRWLVKKHKMRGTKGHRQFPTEHLYGKLGLYKIACVMADVPKAKA, encoded by the coding sequence ATGATTGATAAAAATCTAGGAACATCTAAAACAGCAAAAGATCGCTGTAAAGTTGAGGTCCTTCAAAACGCATTACATGCAAAAGCCAAGGCAGAACTTAGCTACAAATTCTACAGCCTATGGGATAAAATCTACCGGACAGACGTTTTACGACGTGCCTACCGCCAATGCAAACGCAACGGGGGTAGCCATGGCGTGGACCATCAGCGTTTTGAGGATATTATAACCATAGGGGAGGAAAAGTGGCTTTTGGAACTGCACGAGGAGCTGAGACAAGGGGTTTATGCCCCCAAGCCCCTCAGAAGAGTATGGATTCCGAAAGGAAACAGCAAAAACATCTCTCGTCCGTTAAGCATTGCATGTATTAAGGACCGCGTGGTCCAAACAGCAATGTTACTTGTCTTACAACCGATATTTGAAGTCGATTTATTGCCAGAGCAATATGGCTTCAGATCAGGTATTAATGCAAAAATGGCGCTTCGTCGCATTTACTATCATGTGACGGACGCCAAGCGAACAGAGATTGTTGATGCTGACCTTCAGGATTACTTTACGACAATCCCCCATGGTGATTTGATGAAGTGCCTCAGTCGCCGTATTGTTGATGGGAAGGTTTTATATCTCATCAAACAATGGCTAGAGGTACCAACAGAGGAACACCGGCATGGGAGAACGCATCGAACGTCTGAGGCAAAAGAGCACCATAGGGGGATAGCCCAGGGATCTCCGCTATCACCCTTATTGTCAAACTGCTACTTCAGACGGTTTTTGCTGGCTTGGAAGAAATTCGGCATGGAAAAACGGCTCAATGCAAAAGTGGTGAATTACGTGGATGATTTTGTCATCTGTTGTCCTCCCCACATAGCGGAAGAGGCAATGCATTCTATGCGTACCATTATGGAACGTATAGGGCTTTTTGTGAACGAAACGAAGACCAGGATTGTAAAAGCGCCGCATGAATCCTTTGATTTTCTGGGGTACACATTCGGTCAGGCTTATAATAAAGAGCATAAGGCCTATTGGGGAACCCAGCCATCAAAGAAAGCGGTTCGACAAGTTATTCAGAAGATCCATAACGAGACGCGTATTCAATTGACCTGGACAACAGCAGAGAAGAGGATATTGGCAATAAACCAAATTCTGCGAGGCTGGTGTGGCTACTTTAATCAGGGACCTGTTTTAAAGAACTACCATACGGTTCGAAAGTATACAGAAAAGCGTCTTCGACGTTGGTTGGTGAAGAAGCATAAAATGAGAGGGACCAAAGGACATCGCCAATTTCCGACCGAGCACCTTTATGGAAAGCTCGGCCTCTATAAAATAGCTTGCGTCATGGCTGACGTGCCGAAAGCGAAAGCATGA
- the istB gene encoding IS21-like element helper ATPase IstB, producing the protein MLLNPIVYNLQKLRLHSMAKAFKEQLEQPTITQLSFEERLGLLVDTEVIARENRQLQARLRSAKLQQTACLEDIDHSCQRNLDKSLLATLSQCQWVASHHNILIVGPCGTGKTFLACALAHKACLQGYKVHYCRLSRLLSELQLGKGDGSYGKRMSELAKTEVLILDDFGLSILTDEQRRDLLEVLDDRHDKRSTIVTSQIPVKLWHETIGNETLADAILDRLVHNSYRLEIKGESMRKVRSKEKDQENTKQKNIEGPLHDTTEITNNEGVKK; encoded by the coding sequence ATGTTACTGAATCCAATTGTTTACAACCTTCAAAAACTTCGTCTTCATTCTATGGCAAAAGCCTTTAAAGAACAGCTGGAGCAACCAACCATAACGCAGCTGAGCTTTGAAGAACGTCTTGGCTTGTTGGTTGATACAGAAGTCATCGCCCGGGAAAACAGGCAATTACAGGCACGCTTGCGCAGTGCCAAACTACAGCAGACGGCCTGCCTTGAAGATATTGACCATTCATGTCAGCGTAACCTAGACAAATCTTTGTTGGCCACACTTTCTCAATGCCAATGGGTTGCTTCTCATCATAATATTTTGATTGTTGGGCCGTGTGGCACGGGGAAAACATTCTTGGCTTGTGCTCTGGCCCACAAGGCTTGCCTTCAAGGTTATAAAGTTCATTACTGCCGCCTCAGTCGCTTGCTTAGCGAATTGCAGCTTGGAAAGGGGGATGGGAGTTATGGAAAAAGAATGAGTGAACTTGCTAAAACGGAGGTTTTAATTTTAGATGATTTTGGATTGTCTATTCTGACAGATGAGCAACGCCGTGACTTATTGGAGGTTTTGGATGACCGACATGATAAACGCTCTACGATTGTCACCAGTCAGATTCCTGTCAAACTCTGGCACGAAACCATAGGAAATGAGACGTTAGCGGATGCTATCCTCGATAGGTTGGTTCATAATTCTTATAGGCTTGAAATTAAAGGGGAATCTATGAGAAAAGTGAGGAGTAAAGAAAAGGATCAGGAAAACACCAAACAAAAAAACATCGAGGGTCCTTTGCATGACACAACGGAAATCACAAACAATGAAGGGGTGAAAAAATGA